A stretch of the Porifericola rhodea genome encodes the following:
- a CDS encoding SixA phosphatase family protein: MKRLYLIRHAKSSWDNLDLHDFDRPLNGRGKKDAPAMGKRLAKRNEQPDLIISSTAVRAKKTALEIAESLSYKKNNIRWLDELYHASPLDMLKQLHDVAEGVESVFLVGHNPGLTELANLLSSHSIDNIVTSGIYVLQWEVRHWRQIQLNKKAKFVYYDFPKREGALKLHE; this comes from the coding sequence ATGAAAAGATTGTACCTGATCCGGCATGCAAAATCTAGCTGGGATAATCTGGATCTACATGATTTTGATCGCCCCCTGAATGGTAGAGGGAAAAAAGATGCACCTGCTATGGGCAAAAGGCTTGCGAAAAGAAACGAGCAGCCAGACCTTATTATTAGCAGCACCGCGGTAAGAGCAAAGAAAACGGCACTTGAAATCGCTGAGTCGCTTAGCTATAAAAAAAACAACATACGGTGGCTGGATGAACTATATCATGCCAGTCCCCTAGACATGCTTAAGCAACTACATGATGTGGCTGAAGGTGTTGAAAGCGTTTTTTTAGTAGGCCATAATCCCGGTCTGACAGAGCTGGCTAACTTACTAAGTTCGCATAGTATTGACAATATAGTTACCTCTGGTATTTATGTTTTACAATGGGAGGTTCGTCATTGGCGGCAGATACAGCTTAACAAAAAGGCCAAGTTTGTCTATTACGACTTTCCTAAAAGGGAAGGAGCACTAAAATTACACGAATAG
- the hslU gene encoding ATP-dependent protease ATPase subunit HslU — MIEANLTPRQIVAELDKYIIGQQDAKKNVAIALRNRWRRMNVKDEMQKEIVPNNILMIGTTGVGKTEIARRLAKIADAPFTKVEASKFTEVGYVGRDVESMVRDLVEQAVNLVKSRKKEEVKEKAAEAVEEIILDALIPPVKGNTPKSNNPAIGFEKTEDDSNLSDAELNHRTRERFREKIKNGDIDDRKIEINIRQNSSPGVGMIGGGMMDESSMMNLQEMLSGMMPKKNKKRKVTIGEAKRLLLEEEAAKLIDMDEVKEEAIYKAENTGIIFVDEIDKIAAGSADRKGGGGADVSREGVQRDLLPIVEGSAVNTKYGIVHTDHILFIAAGAFHVAKPSDLIPELQGRFPIRVELSDLTKEDFSQILREPKNALTKQYEALFTAENVELSFQEDALDEIAEIAFQINSEIENIGARRLHTVMSRLLNDFLFDVPDKIEPNSKLVVNKDTVRERLSGLVQNKDLSQYIL; from the coding sequence ATGATAGAAGCTAATTTGACTCCAAGACAGATTGTCGCAGAACTGGACAAATACATTATCGGGCAGCAGGATGCCAAAAAGAATGTGGCTATCGCCTTGCGTAATCGCTGGCGGAGAATGAATGTAAAAGACGAGATGCAGAAAGAGATCGTACCCAACAACATACTAATGATTGGTACGACAGGTGTAGGGAAAACAGAGATAGCTCGCCGCCTGGCTAAAATTGCAGATGCTCCCTTCACTAAAGTTGAAGCTTCCAAATTTACCGAGGTGGGCTATGTAGGGCGCGATGTAGAAAGCATGGTGCGCGATTTGGTGGAGCAGGCCGTTAATCTGGTAAAGTCACGTAAAAAAGAAGAAGTAAAAGAGAAAGCTGCAGAAGCCGTAGAAGAAATTATTCTGGATGCTCTCATTCCTCCGGTAAAAGGTAATACACCTAAAAGTAATAATCCCGCCATAGGCTTTGAAAAGACCGAAGACGACAGCAATCTGAGCGATGCAGAGCTAAACCACCGTACTCGTGAGCGCTTCCGCGAAAAAATTAAAAATGGCGACATAGATGACCGTAAAATAGAGATCAACATCAGGCAGAACTCCAGCCCTGGCGTAGGTATGATTGGCGGAGGCATGATGGATGAATCCTCTATGATGAACTTACAGGAGATGCTCAGTGGCATGATGCCCAAAAAGAACAAAAAAAGAAAAGTAACTATAGGAGAAGCCAAGCGCCTGCTGTTGGAAGAAGAAGCTGCTAAGCTCATTGATATGGATGAGGTGAAAGAAGAAGCTATTTACAAAGCAGAGAATACAGGTATTATCTTCGTAGATGAGATTGATAAAATAGCTGCTGGTAGCGCCGACCGCAAAGGTGGCGGAGGAGCAGATGTAAGCCGCGAAGGGGTGCAGCGAGATCTGCTACCGATTGTAGAAGGTAGTGCAGTAAACACAAAATATGGCATCGTACATACCGATCATATCCTTTTTATTGCTGCTGGAGCTTTTCACGTAGCTAAACCTTCTGACCTTATTCCTGAGTTGCAAGGCCGTTTTCCGATCCGTGTAGAGCTGAGTGATCTTACAAAAGAAGACTTCTCTCAAATCTTGCGTGAGCCTAAAAACGCGCTTACCAAACAGTACGAAGCTTTATTTACGGCTGAAAATGTAGAGCTAAGCTTTCAGGAAGATGCGCTGGATGAAATCGCTGAGATAGCTTTTCAGATTAACTCTGAAATAGAAAATATCGGTGCCAGAAGACTGCACACCGTTATGAGCCGTCTGCTTAACGATTTCCTTTTTGATGTACCCGACAAAATTGAGCCTAATTCCAAACTGGTAGTAAATAAAGATACAGTGAGAGAAAGGCTATCCGGACTGGTGCAGAACAAAGATCTGAGTCAGTATATACTGTAA
- a CDS encoding alpha/beta fold hydrolase, which produces MMQNLSFKNYLTCLLLLLSCTLNAQDRQGNIVEYFGKEKVEEIREGEVVHIFTDGLLLNRRTFGLNSNTTPKEPVFAKFLLENVSKVKEGDAFVEDIFGETSSWEKITTTEKNEFENNGLRSGYLYLEYESEEEKDVIFEASGHTMSLINGFPHEGDHYDFGWSLIPVKLKKGKNVFVLEGGRFGRMRARLLNPHQRIAFTTRDLTLPDVLTEENKTLWGAIRVMNINSEAFTKGSISCKIGDETITTNIASVSPMNIRKFPFQIKVPDNLEGETVKAELSLKDRRGKVLAQETLELAVKSKYDHHKRTFISGVDGSVQYYSVAPSSDKNIENPALFFSVHGASVEAVNQARAYQKKDWGHLVAPTNRRPFGFAWEDWGRLDALEVLADAEELFQTDPQRTYLTGHSMGGHGTWYLGATYPDRWAAIAPCAGYPDLLEYRDSFSRRMENMSDERLARFGLSREKLEKMKTASELTEESDILMDSVLRRAGNPSRTLKLKRNYLHYGVYVLHGEDDTVVPTFIARDMRETLAEFHPDFAYYEYPNGSHWYGNHSVDWPPLFDFFKFRTIKPAQEINEIEFSTASPAVSSGSHFIKILQQESPYAISTFTFTRDSISQITTENAQTLAIDLQKMGNTSNSIMLDSQQIDISGNANILYLTKQNGQWANTSQPSAKEKGPHRDGGFKNAFKNKMVLVYATKGSKEENEWYYKRALFDAEKFWYRANGNVEIIKDTDFSSEKYADQNVIVYGNLDNHAAWKKLLSDSPIQVSDGKLKMGDKTLEGEQWGAYFTYPRADSETASIGVVTASGTEGMKAAYANHYLVNGTTFPDVMIFDKSVVEEGLQGIECAGFFGNDWSVDKGEFVWRK; this is translated from the coding sequence ATGATGCAGAATCTTTCGTTTAAAAACTACCTGACCTGCCTGTTACTGTTGCTTTCATGTACACTGAACGCACAAGACCGACAAGGCAATATTGTAGAGTATTTTGGAAAAGAAAAAGTAGAGGAAATCCGTGAAGGAGAAGTGGTTCACATTTTTACCGACGGACTTTTATTGAACAGAAGAACCTTTGGCCTTAATTCTAATACTACTCCGAAGGAGCCGGTATTTGCTAAATTTTTACTAGAGAATGTAAGTAAAGTTAAAGAGGGAGATGCTTTTGTAGAAGATATTTTCGGTGAAACTTCTAGCTGGGAAAAAATTACCACTACCGAAAAAAATGAGTTTGAAAATAACGGCTTAAGATCTGGCTACCTTTATCTTGAGTATGAGTCTGAAGAAGAAAAAGATGTCATTTTTGAAGCCTCCGGACATACTATGAGCCTGATTAATGGTTTTCCGCACGAAGGTGACCATTATGACTTTGGCTGGAGCTTAATACCTGTAAAGCTAAAAAAAGGTAAAAATGTATTTGTACTGGAAGGTGGTAGATTCGGTAGAATGCGTGCTCGGCTCCTTAACCCACACCAAAGAATAGCTTTTACAACCAGAGATCTAACCTTACCCGATGTGCTTACCGAAGAGAACAAAACACTTTGGGGAGCCATAAGAGTAATGAATATTAACTCTGAAGCGTTTACCAAAGGAAGCATAAGCTGTAAGATTGGAGATGAAACCATTACGACCAATATTGCTTCAGTTTCTCCCATGAATATCCGCAAGTTTCCTTTTCAAATAAAGGTGCCAGATAACTTAGAAGGAGAAACCGTAAAGGCAGAACTAAGTTTAAAAGACAGAAGAGGGAAGGTGTTGGCTCAGGAAACGCTGGAACTAGCAGTAAAATCTAAGTACGACCATCACAAGCGTACGTTCATCAGTGGAGTAGATGGCAGCGTGCAGTACTATAGTGTTGCGCCATCGTCTGACAAAAATATAGAAAACCCTGCGCTCTTCTTTTCTGTACATGGTGCTTCGGTAGAAGCTGTAAATCAGGCACGTGCCTATCAGAAGAAAGATTGGGGGCATCTGGTTGCTCCTACAAACCGTCGTCCGTTTGGGTTTGCCTGGGAAGACTGGGGGCGCCTGGATGCCCTGGAAGTACTTGCCGATGCCGAAGAGTTGTTTCAAACTGATCCGCAACGCACTTACCTTACTGGCCACTCTATGGGAGGGCATGGTACTTGGTACCTTGGCGCTACCTACCCTGACCGCTGGGCAGCTATTGCCCCCTGCGCAGGCTACCCCGACCTGCTGGAGTACCGAGATAGCTTCTCCAGACGCATGGAAAATATGAGTGATGAGCGACTGGCTCGCTTCGGACTTTCGCGCGAAAAGCTTGAGAAAATGAAAACAGCTTCTGAGCTAACTGAGGAGTCAGATATACTGATGGACTCTGTTTTGAGAAGAGCAGGAAACCCCAGCCGTACTTTAAAGCTTAAGCGAAACTATCTGCACTATGGTGTATATGTATTGCATGGCGAAGATGATACAGTAGTACCCACCTTTATCGCGAGAGATATGCGTGAGACTCTGGCTGAGTTTCATCCGGATTTTGCCTATTATGAGTACCCCAATGGCTCGCATTGGTACGGCAACCATAGTGTAGACTGGCCTCCTTTATTTGACTTTTTTAAGTTCAGAACTATAAAACCCGCGCAGGAAATTAATGAGATAGAATTTAGTACAGCATCACCTGCTGTTTCTTCCGGCTCTCATTTTATCAAAATATTGCAGCAGGAAAGTCCTTATGCGATTAGCACATTTACATTTACACGAGATAGTATTTCTCAAATAACTACAGAAAATGCTCAAACACTGGCGATAGACCTACAGAAGATGGGTAATACTTCTAACAGCATCATGTTAGACAGCCAACAAATTGATATCTCCGGCAATGCCAATATTTTGTATCTGACTAAACAAAACGGTCAGTGGGCAAATACTTCTCAGCCTTCAGCAAAAGAAAAAGGACCTCATCGCGATGGAGGTTTTAAAAACGCCTTCAAGAACAAGATGGTACTGGTATATGCCACCAAAGGCTCAAAAGAAGAGAACGAATGGTACTACAAAAGAGCACTGTTTGATGCGGAAAAATTCTGGTATCGTGCTAACGGAAATGTAGAAATTATTAAAGATACTGACTTTAGTAGTGAGAAGTATGCCGACCAGAATGTCATTGTGTACGGAAATCTTGACAATCATGCTGCCTGGAAAAAATTACTTTCAGACAGCCCAATACAGGTATCTGATGGCAAACTGAAGATGGGAGACAAAACCCTGGAAGGAGAGCAGTGGGGTGCTTATTTTACTTACCCTCGTGCAGATAGTGAAACTGCCAGTATTGGAGTAGTTACTGCCAGCGGTACCGAAGGTATGAAAGCCGCTTATGCCAACCACTATCTGGTCAACGGTACTACTTTTCCTGATGTTATGATCTTTGACAAGAGTGTAGTAGAAGAGGGACTACAAGGTATAGAATGCGCAGGCTTTTTCGGCAACGACTGGTCTGTAGACAAGGGGGAATTTGTCTGGAGAAAGTAA
- a CDS encoding VRR-NUC domain-containing protein, whose translation MKGSPIELPEKYYLNYFSTLLTHVELMYAALLSKEEKSFIRRFRKLPEDAQCLFIRLVNRRGAFFRMNKIKYQEIEDQEGCLKLLLRRKYFSRLDKQHIQELPLVLHTFTKAELINIAKELLNKEQLGPLRKLKKPELLEAMLLSISPSKLIKVLQIYEPIVRVGHDHELEMLKFLYFGHLDGDMTQFVVRDIGYVKSEAFDESKLKALFNSRKEAEDKLTISKVYREFKYQRDELLLTADQLYEWFEKLKLKREILCELAQPHYDKLCLRLGKLLEQQSFPKLALEVYQCTEQAPARERRVRLLHKLGMIDEALELCQLIQKEPSNADERFFAEDFCNRIQKKKRTRKATDYLKKSACIELAEEHKNYVELGVLDYLREQGQEGVHTENYLWRGFFGLLLWDIIFDQDSEAFHNPLQTVPTDFYTPRFLEKRNDAIMQRMQVLEYPKRFHNIVRHHFETKMGMSNPIMGWHESLLMLVEKCYECLEPRQIANVLLEMARNLRENTKGFPDLFVWDDQSYRFVEVKSPSDQLSAQQLYWLHFFEKEGISAEVIRVSWN comes from the coding sequence ATGAAGGGAAGCCCCATAGAATTACCGGAAAAGTATTACCTGAACTATTTTAGCACACTGCTAACGCATGTGGAACTAATGTATGCTGCCTTGCTCAGCAAAGAAGAAAAAAGCTTTATCCGCAGGTTTCGTAAACTCCCCGAAGACGCGCAATGTCTCTTTATAAGGCTGGTAAACCGCAGAGGCGCATTTTTTCGAATGAACAAAATCAAATACCAGGAGATTGAGGATCAGGAAGGCTGCTTGAAGCTACTTTTGCGACGCAAATATTTTAGCCGCCTGGACAAACAGCATATTCAGGAGCTTCCCCTGGTGCTACATACCTTTACCAAAGCGGAACTCATTAATATTGCCAAAGAGCTATTGAATAAAGAACAGTTAGGCCCGCTGCGTAAGCTCAAAAAGCCTGAACTTCTGGAAGCTATGCTTTTGAGCATCTCACCCTCAAAACTGATTAAGGTACTCCAGATTTATGAGCCTATTGTAAGAGTAGGGCATGACCATGAGTTGGAGATGCTCAAGTTTCTTTACTTTGGTCACCTGGATGGGGATATGACGCAATTTGTAGTACGAGATATTGGCTATGTAAAAAGTGAGGCTTTTGATGAATCTAAACTTAAAGCTCTTTTTAACAGCAGAAAAGAGGCGGAAGACAAGCTTACAATCTCTAAAGTGTACCGAGAGTTCAAATATCAGCGAGATGAACTACTCCTGACGGCAGACCAGCTCTATGAATGGTTTGAGAAGCTCAAGCTTAAAAGAGAAATTCTTTGCGAGTTGGCGCAGCCTCATTACGATAAGCTTTGTCTTCGGCTAGGTAAACTGTTGGAACAGCAGTCCTTTCCCAAGCTTGCTTTGGAGGTATATCAGTGCACAGAACAAGCGCCCGCTCGTGAACGAAGGGTTCGCTTGCTCCATAAATTAGGTATGATTGATGAAGCCCTGGAGCTTTGTCAGCTTATCCAAAAAGAACCGTCAAATGCTGATGAGCGCTTCTTTGCAGAAGATTTTTGTAATCGTATTCAGAAAAAAAAACGTACACGTAAGGCTACCGACTATCTAAAAAAAAGTGCCTGCATTGAACTGGCTGAAGAGCACAAAAACTATGTTGAGCTTGGCGTTTTGGACTATCTGCGGGAGCAGGGGCAGGAAGGTGTACATACCGAAAACTATTTGTGGAGAGGTTTTTTTGGCCTATTACTTTGGGATATCATTTTTGATCAGGATAGCGAGGCCTTTCATAACCCCTTACAAACAGTACCTACAGACTTTTATACACCTCGTTTTCTGGAAAAAAGAAACGATGCTATTATGCAGCGGATGCAGGTTTTAGAATACCCCAAAAGGTTTCACAACATCGTAAGACATCATTTTGAAACCAAAATGGGTATGAGCAATCCGATTATGGGTTGGCACGAAAGCTTGCTAATGCTGGTAGAAAAATGTTACGAATGCCTGGAACCCCGACAAATTGCAAATGTATTGTTGGAGATGGCACGCAACCTAAGAGAGAATACTAAAGGTTTTCCTGATTTATTCGTGTGGGATGACCAGTCGTACCGCTTTGTAGAAGTAAAGTCGCCGAGCGATCAGTTATCCGCACAGCAACTGTATTGGCTGCATTTCTTTGAAAAAGAGGGAATTAGTGCAGAGGTAATTCGTGTAAGCTGGAATTGA
- a CDS encoding DUF2721 domain-containing protein translates to MSDISLTTPALLFPAISLLLLAYTNRFLTLAGLIRKLHAEYQNEPDQMIIGQIQNLRKRVVLIRNMQALGISSLFLCVFCMFLIFAGENLAGKVVFGVSLLLLMASLALSIREIQISVNALNIQLSDLEAHGSGYAEKEEL, encoded by the coding sequence ATGTCAGACATTAGCCTAACTACACCGGCACTGCTCTTTCCGGCCATCTCACTTTTACTCCTGGCCTATACCAATAGATTTCTAACCCTGGCAGGCTTAATCAGGAAGCTTCATGCAGAGTACCAGAATGAGCCAGACCAAATGATCATAGGCCAGATTCAAAATCTGAGAAAGAGGGTGGTACTAATCAGAAATATGCAGGCCCTGGGTATCAGTAGTTTATTTTTATGTGTATTTTGCATGTTCCTGATCTTTGCCGGAGAAAACCTGGCCGGCAAAGTAGTGTTTGGCGTAAGTCTGCTGCTGCTGATGGCCTCGCTGGCCTTATCTATTCGTGAAATTCAGATTTCTGTCAATGCACTGAATATTCAACTCAGTGATCTGGAAGCACATGGGAGCGGATACGCAGAGAAAGAAGAACTGTAA
- a CDS encoding carbonic anhydrase — translation MTTQEVLERLKAGNERFVEDKLERQLCDKPRRKELSGGQKPYAIVLSCADSRVVPEHAFDAGLGEIFTVRVAGNVANTSSIASIEYAVAHLGSSVIVVLGHQSCGAVTAAVNGGDNGYNLNHLLSHIAPAISASGQEASVEDVVKKNAELNAEELKNRSAIIRDAVEKGKVKVVPGYYNLDTGKVDFL, via the coding sequence ATGACTACACAGGAAGTACTAGAAAGATTAAAAGCTGGAAATGAGCGCTTTGTAGAAGACAAGCTGGAAAGACAGTTGTGCGATAAACCTCGTCGTAAAGAGCTTAGCGGAGGGCAAAAGCCTTACGCTATTGTATTGAGCTGTGCAGACAGTAGGGTAGTGCCTGAGCATGCTTTTGATGCGGGGCTGGGCGAAATTTTTACTGTACGTGTCGCTGGTAATGTAGCTAATACCTCTTCTATTGCGAGTATAGAATATGCGGTAGCCCATCTGGGTTCCAGCGTTATTGTAGTATTGGGCCACCAGAGCTGCGGCGCAGTTACTGCTGCTGTAAACGGCGGCGATAACGGATATAACCTCAACCACCTGCTGTCTCATATCGCACCGGCAATTTCTGCTTCTGGCCAAGAGGCTTCAGTAGAAGATGTGGTGAAAAAGAATGCAGAGCTTAATGCTGAAGAGCTGAAAAACCGCTCAGCAATTATTCGCGATGCAGTAGAGAAAGGTAAAGTAAAAGTTGTACCTGGCTACTACAATCTGGACACTGGAAAAGTAGACTTCTTATAA
- the uxuA gene encoding mannonate dehydratase, with translation MSMEQTWRWYGPNDPVSLSDIRQAGATGIVTALHQLAVGEVWTVEAIEERKKIIEDAGLRWSVVESVPVVESIKSGAADRDHYIEVFQECIRNLGACGIKTICYNFMPVLDWTRTHLEYLIEDGSTALRFDSTAFAAFELYILKRPGSNADYDEATQQKAKAYYAQLSEEERLTLQRSIIAGLPGSDKNYSLEEFQQQLDQYKNISEDQLRANLSYFLEKIIPVAEESGVQMAIHPDDPPRPLLGLPRVVSTEADAQALLQAVDSPVNGLTFCTGSYGAHPANDLPAMVEKFGNKIHFLHLRSVQREADGSFYEANHLEGDANMYQVVKAVIKEMRRRKAEGRLDDQIPMRPDHGHKMLDDLRKKTNPGYTAIGRLRGLAELRGLEMGIALTLA, from the coding sequence ATGAGTATGGAACAGACCTGGCGCTGGTACGGGCCCAATGATCCTGTGAGCCTTTCTGACATCAGACAGGCGGGTGCCACTGGCATTGTCACTGCCTTACATCAGTTAGCGGTAGGTGAAGTATGGACAGTAGAGGCAATTGAAGAAAGAAAAAAAATAATTGAAGATGCGGGCCTGCGATGGTCAGTGGTAGAAAGTGTACCTGTGGTCGAAAGTATAAAGTCTGGTGCTGCTGACCGTGACCATTATATTGAAGTATTTCAGGAGTGTATTCGTAATCTGGGTGCTTGTGGCATCAAAACAATTTGCTACAACTTTATGCCGGTATTAGACTGGACCAGAACCCATCTGGAGTATCTAATAGAAGATGGTTCTACTGCCCTTCGCTTTGATAGCACTGCTTTTGCAGCTTTTGAGCTGTACATTTTAAAGCGCCCCGGATCTAATGCGGACTATGATGAAGCTACTCAACAAAAAGCGAAAGCCTATTATGCGCAGCTTAGCGAAGAAGAAAGGCTTACCCTACAGCGTAGCATTATTGCTGGCTTACCGGGCTCTGACAAAAATTATAGCCTGGAAGAGTTTCAGCAGCAGTTAGACCAGTATAAAAATATCAGTGAAGACCAACTCAGGGCTAACCTCAGTTATTTCCTGGAAAAAATTATTCCGGTAGCGGAAGAAAGTGGCGTACAGATGGCTATCCACCCGGATGATCCGCCTCGCCCCCTCTTAGGATTGCCCAGAGTTGTAAGTACAGAAGCAGATGCTCAGGCATTATTGCAAGCAGTAGATTCTCCCGTTAACGGCCTTACTTTTTGCACTGGCTCTTATGGAGCGCACCCTGCAAATGACCTGCCTGCCATGGTAGAAAAATTTGGAAATAAAATTCATTTTCTTCACCTCCGTAGTGTACAACGCGAGGCCGACGGTAGTTTTTATGAGGCAAATCACCTGGAAGGAGATGCTAATATGTATCAGGTGGTAAAGGCTGTAATTAAAGAAATGCGTAGAAGAAAGGCTGAAGGGAGACTTGATGATCAGATACCTATGCGTCCTGACCATGGACACAAAATGCTGGACGACCTGCGTAAGAAAACTAACCCTGGCTATACTGCCATTGGCCGCTTAAGAGGGCTCGCAGAGCTGAGAGGCCTGGAAATGGGCATAGCACTAACTCTTGCATAA
- a CDS encoding transporter substrate-binding domain-containing protein produces MKSQYLCLLAYILIFPTLLSCSSSSDEKGEQTPYLETSYSDPVHVDLDKIKERGKLIAISSYSPTSYFIYRGQPMGYEYELLKRLANYLELDLEIKIAYNLDNFIEMLNTGEGDLVAHSLSITKPRKKFVDFTEHYTVTRQVLVQRKPENWRKMKLHEIDKQLIRDPLELIGKTVHVRKNSSYYRRLINLSQEMGGDIIVEPLDGNLETSEIIKMVNNGEIEYTIADEDIARINQTYYRDLDVATAVSFPQRLAWMVRKTSPKLKAKVNQWLAEEKKGSDFYAIYNKYYKNQKRFRTRVSSEYFSLTGGKISEYDEAIQSSAAALGWDWKLLASQIYQESRFEPETESWAGAKGLMQLMPSTAKEIGDYNLYDAEESIKAGVKYLQKMSKYYRDIPDSVERIKFVLATYNAGPGHIRDARRLAEKYGKNPDVWTENVEDFILLKSQKKYYSDPVVSNGYCRGEEPYNYVNDIFKRYQVYQDLLETKAADEEAVALQKP; encoded by the coding sequence ATGAAATCTCAATACCTATGTTTGCTTGCATACATTTTGATATTTCCTACACTCTTATCGTGCAGTTCATCATCAGATGAGAAAGGCGAGCAAACTCCGTATCTGGAAACCAGTTACAGCGATCCGGTACATGTAGACCTGGATAAAATAAAAGAACGTGGTAAACTAATAGCCATCTCCAGTTACAGCCCTACCAGTTATTTTATTTATCGCGGGCAGCCGATGGGTTATGAATATGAACTTCTAAAAAGGCTGGCTAATTACCTTGAACTGGATCTGGAAATTAAGATCGCCTACAATCTGGACAATTTTATAGAGATGCTTAATACCGGAGAAGGCGATCTGGTAGCTCATAGCTTAAGCATTACAAAGCCACGCAAAAAGTTTGTAGACTTTACTGAGCACTACACAGTTACCCGGCAGGTATTGGTGCAGCGCAAGCCAGAAAACTGGCGTAAGATGAAGCTACACGAAATTGATAAGCAGCTTATCCGAGATCCCCTGGAGCTTATTGGAAAAACAGTACATGTACGTAAGAATAGCTCTTACTACCGCCGGCTGATCAACCTTTCGCAGGAAATGGGAGGTGATATTATCGTTGAGCCTCTAGATGGCAACCTGGAAACCAGTGAAATCATTAAAATGGTAAACAATGGAGAAATTGAGTACACTATCGCTGATGAAGATATAGCTCGCATCAACCAGACCTACTATCGCGATCTGGATGTAGCTACAGCAGTAAGCTTCCCTCAGCGGCTTGCCTGGATGGTGCGCAAAACCTCTCCAAAACTCAAAGCAAAAGTAAACCAATGGCTGGCCGAAGAGAAAAAGGGCTCCGACTTCTATGCTATCTATAACAAATACTATAAAAACCAGAAACGCTTCCGTACCAGAGTGAGCAGCGAATATTTCTCGCTTACCGGAGGCAAAATTTCCGAATATGATGAGGCTATACAAAGCAGCGCGGCAGCTTTGGGCTGGGACTGGAAACTGCTGGCCTCCCAAATATATCAGGAGTCGCGGTTTGAACCAGAAACCGAGTCGTGGGCAGGTGCTAAAGGACTAATGCAGCTGATGCCTTCTACCGCAAAAGAGATAGGAGACTATAACCTCTATGATGCAGAAGAATCTATAAAGGCTGGTGTTAAGTACCTGCAAAAAATGTCTAAATACTATCGGGATATACCTGATTCTGTAGAACGCATTAAGTTTGTGCTGGCTACTTATAATGCGGGGCCTGGCCACATTAGAGATGCACGCAGGCTGGCTGAGAAATATGGTAAGAATCCTGATGTCTGGACAGAAAATGTTGAGGATTTCATACTGCTCAAGTCTCAGAAAAAATATTATTCAGATCCGGTAGTTAGTAATGGCTATTGTCGCGGAGAGGAACCTTACAATTATGTAAACGATATTTTTAAGCGATACCAGGTATATCAGGATTTGCTGGAGACCAAGGCAGCAGATGAGGAGGCGGTAGCTTTACAAAAGCCTTAA
- a CDS encoding SDR family NAD(P)-dependent oxidoreductase, translated as MHYYFITGTSRGIGKALVERVLQEDNTEVFGFSRKQSIEHARYQHQEADLAATEALQKEVADFFPHLDDAERIVLINNAGTLGDVKYMGDLENQGFAHLFNLNVSAPAILMNQFIKTYRESEGEKLIINVSSGAGKYPVDGWSGYCASKAALDMLSQVAQMELDKRGQGDKFKVYALAPGVVDTNMQGEIRATDKGNFSNLDKFLDYKNEGTLDDATHTAEKFMELIQNPSRFKDVLQDVRKY; from the coding sequence ATGCACTATTATTTTATCACAGGTACCAGCAGAGGCATAGGCAAAGCACTGGTAGAACGCGTACTTCAGGAAGATAACACTGAGGTATTCGGCTTTTCACGCAAGCAAAGTATTGAGCATGCACGCTATCAACATCAGGAAGCTGACCTTGCGGCAACAGAGGCTTTGCAGAAAGAGGTAGCAGATTTTTTTCCACATTTAGATGATGCTGAGCGTATCGTATTGATAAATAATGCAGGTACCCTGGGAGACGTCAAATATATGGGAGACCTGGAAAACCAGGGTTTTGCTCATCTTTTTAACCTTAATGTAAGTGCGCCTGCCATTCTGATGAACCAGTTTATCAAAACTTACCGAGAGTCAGAAGGAGAGAAGTTGATCATAAACGTCAGCTCAGGTGCTGGTAAATATCCAGTTGATGGTTGGTCTGGCTATTGTGCTTCCAAGGCCGCATTAGACATGCTCTCTCAGGTAGCCCAGATGGAATTGGATAAAAGGGGACAGGGAGATAAATTTAAAGTGTATGCTCTGGCTCCAGGTGTTGTAGATACCAACATGCAGGGTGAAATCCGCGCTACCGATAAGGGTAACTTCAGTAATCTTGATAAATTTTTAGATTACAAAAATGAAGGTACACTAGATGATGCTACGCATACTGCGGAAAAATTTATGGAGCTCATTCAAAATCCTTCTCGCTTTAAAGATGTGCTTCAGGATGTGCGAAAATATTAA